Genomic segment of Gemmatimonadota bacterium:
ATACCTGGGCGACGGCGTGCTGGATTCGGCGCATTCGTTTCATCTCGAGATATTCGACAGTCCGGGAGGATACATCTGCGGCGAGGAGACGGCCCTGCTCGAAGCGATGGAAGGGAAAAGGGCCGAGCCCCGCAACAAGCCGCCGTTTCCCGGCACGCACGGGCTGCACGGACAACCCACGCTGATCAACAACGTCGAGACCTTCGCGTGGGTGCCCGCCATCCTGCGGCGCGGTGCCGACTGGTTCCGGTCCCAGGGGGTAAACGGCGCGGTCGGACGCAAGTACATCGCCCTGAGCGGCCACGTCAACCGTCCCGGCGTTTACGAGATCCCACTCGGAACCAGGGTCTGCGATCTCATCCGGGACTACGGAGGCGGCGTTGCCGGCGGACGCGAACTCATGGCCTTCTCTCCCGGGGGTACGTCATCGGGTTTCCTTCCAGCCTCCATGGCGGATGTCCCCCTGGATTTCAAGCCGCTGGCCGATGCCGGTTCCATGCTGGGTTCCGGTGCGGTCATCGTCCTGGCCGAAGGAACGGACATGGTGGACCTGGCCCGGAACGCGGTGTCGTTCTTCCGCAACGAGTCCTGCGGCAAGTGCGTGCCCTGCCGGACGGGCACGGCGCACCTGGTCCGGATGCTGAACACGATCCTGGAGGGAGACGCCCGGCCCGATGCGCTGGACCCCGTAGCGGACGTCGCCGAAGCGATGGAACTCACCTCGATCTGCGGCCTGGGCCAGGCCGCCGCGCTGCCTCTCACGTCGGTGCTCCGGCATTTCCCCGGAGCGTTCGCATCGCACGGCTGTCGACCGGAAGGTCATTGGGAGAACGGTGGAGGCGGGCCGGATGAATAACCGCACCGTCACGCTGACGATCGACGGCAGAAGCCTGACCGTGCCGGCCGGCGCCACGATCTGGGAAGCGGCGCGCTCCGCCGATATCGACATCCCCACCCTTTGCCACGACCCCAAACTGGAACCGGTCGCCGTGTGCCGCGTCTGCGTGGTCGACGTGGAAAACGCCCGAACATTGCCGGCGGCCTGCATCCGGCAGGTCGAAGAAGGCATGAACGTGCGCACGGACACGGACCGGGTGCGCAGGGCGCGACGCACCCTCGTGGAACTGCTGGAGTCCGGGCAGCCGCACGGGGATAACCGGCGCAAGGCGGCCGAACATGATGAACTCGCGCAACTGGGCGTTCAACTTCGATCCGATCCGTCGCGGTTCGCCGCCACATGCTCAAACCAGCCGACGTCGCCCGACCTTTCCTCGCCCGTCATCGCGGTGGACCTGAACGCGTGCATCCTGTGCGACCGGTGCATCCGTGCTTGCGACGACGTGCAGGTGAACGACGTCATCGGCCGAACGGGCAAGGGCTGCGATACGCGGATCGCCTTCGACAACAGCCTGCCGCTGGGCGGGTCTTCCTGCGTGTCCTGCGGTGAATGCGTGGCCACCTGTCCCACCGGCGCGCTCACCGACAAGAGACTGGTCGATTCCGCGGCGAACGGGTCCGGCTCTGTGGCGAATGAATCCGATGCCGCCGCGAACGTCCCCGAAGAAGCCGACCCCGACGCCGCGTCTAAAATCCCCGAAGAAACCGAGCCGGATTCGCGGCGGGTCGATTCCATCTGCCCCTATTGCGGCGTGGGATGTGGGATCTCGTACCACGTGCGTAACGGCCGTATCGAGGGCGTCACAGGCAGGGACGATACCCACACCGAGGGCCGGCTGTGTGTCAAGGGGCGGTACGGTTATGACTACACGCACCATCCCCAGCGGCTCACGAAGCCCCTCGTCCGCCGGGAAGACGCCTATCCGAAACGGCCGCTGTCGGCGGATTTCAAGGACTATCGTGACTTCCGCCGTTCGCTCCGGTCGCCGGAATGGAACGACCGCATACGGGAGGTGTTCCGCGAGGCCGAATGGGACGAAGCGCTGGACCTGGCGGCGCGCCGGCTGCTGGAGATTAAAAAAACGCTCGGTCCGGGCGCGCTGGCGGGTTTCGGCTCGGCCAAGGTGACCAATGAAGAAGCCTACCTGTTTCAGAAACTGATCCGGGTGGTCTTCGGCACCAATAACGTGGACCACTGCACGCGCCTCTGTCACGCCTCGTCCGTGGCGGCCCTCACCGAGGCGATCGGCAGCGGGGCGGTCTCCAACGCCTTCCAGGAAGTCCTTGAAACCGATGTCATCTTCGTGATCGGATCCAACACGGAAGACAACCACCCCGTCGCCGCATCCTACATGAAACAGGCCGTGGCCCGGGGCGCCCGGATGATCGTGCTCGACCCGCGGCGGCCGACCATCGCCGACCACGCGACCCGGTACGTGCGGTTCAAGCCCGGCACGGACATCGCGCTGCTGAACGGGCTGATGCACGTGATCCTGCGGGAGGGCCTGCAGGACCGGGATTTCATCGCGCAACGGACCGAACGCTTCGAGGCCCTGGAACCCTTCCTGGCAAGCTATACGCCCGAGATGGCATCCCGTATAACGGGCGTTCCGCCGTCGGTGATCGAGGAGGTGGCCCTGGAGTACGGCCGCGCGGAGCGCGCGATGATCTTCTGGGGTATGGGCATCAGCCAGCACGTCAACGGTACGGACAATGCGAGGGCGCTGATCTCCCTCTGCCTCATGACGGGCAACATCGGCCGCCGGGGTACGGGCCTGCACCCGCTGCGGGGTCAGAACAACGTGCAGGGCGCGTCCGACGTGGGCCTGATTCCAAGGTTCTATCCGGGCTACCAGTCCGCGGATGACCCGGAGGTGCGAAAGCGATTCGAGGAGGCATGGGATACCACGCTCGATCCAGACTCCGGACTGACGGTCGTGGAAATCATGCATGGCGCCCTTGACGGTAGCATCGCGGGCATGCTCATGATGGGCGAGAATCCCTTCCTTTCGGACCCGAACATGAACAAGGTCAGGAAGGCCCTGCAGCAGCTCTCTTTCCTCGTCGTGCAGGACGTCTTCCTGACGGAGACCGCGGAGTTCGCCGACGTGATCCTGCCCGCCTCCACCGCGGCGGAGAAGCGGGGGACCTACGTCAACACGAACCGCATGGTGCAGATCGGCAGGCAGGCGATCGAGCCGCCCGGCGAGGCCCGCCTGGACGGGGATATCCTGATCGACCTGGCCAACCGGATGATGCGCATGGAACAGGGGGAAAGCGGCCCGCGCTGGGCATATGACGGACCGGAATCGGTCTGGGAGGAAATCGTCGCGCTGACCCCCATTTTCCATGGCATCACCTACGAAGCGATGGAACGGGAAACCGTGGTCTGGCCCCTGGAAGAACCCGTGCTGTTCACCGGCACCTTTCCCCACGGCCCTGGCCGTTTCACGCCCGTATCCTTCGCCCCGCCAGACGAACTTCCGGACGACGCATACCCCTTCGTGCTGAATACCGGCCGCGTCCTGGAGCACTGGCACACGGGCACCATGACGCGCCGCGCCCGAGCCCTCGACGCCATTTCGCCGGAGCCCTTCGTCGAGATGACGCCCGGGGACCTGGAACGCCTGGGCGTCGAAGAGGGCGACCCGGTGGCCGTATCCTCTCGCCGGGGCGCCATTACGTTGAAAGCGAAGGCTTCGGGACGCGTCTCCGACGGCAACGTCTTCATCCCCTTCCACTTCAAGGAAGCCGCGGCCAACATCCTGACCAATGATGCCCTTGACCCCGACGGCAAAATCCCCGAGTTCAAGTTCTGCGCGGTGGCCGTGAAACCTGTGCCATCGAGTGATCTGCTGGCACCTCACGCAGGCCGCTGACACGACGCATCCCGGTTCCCTTCTGCTGATTCGCGAATCTGCACGCACCTGGCCCCTCTTTTGAGGAACAGGATATGAAACTATCTCGTTCCGCTGTTCGTAGTAGGATTGTGAACACGACCGCGAGCGGCGAAAGCTCAACGGGTTTCGAATTCGACGAGACGTACCGGACGCATCACCGGCGGATTCTCGCACTTTGCAGATATCTACTGAAGTCCGTGTACGAGGCCGAGGACGCGACCCAGGAGGTTTTCCTTCGGGCATACCGGAACCGGTCCACCATGGACGCGTCGAAGTCGCCCCTTAACTGGCTGCTCAAGACCGCGACCAACCACTGTCTCGACCGGTTGCGGCGCCGGAACCGCGAGGTGAATTTCTATGAATCCGCCGATCCCGACCAGGTCGGCCCGTCGAAGGTTTCCGAGGATACGCTGGAGATCATGGTGCGGGCGGAAAAAGGTGATCAGGTGCGATCGGCGATACAGTCGCTCCCGGACCGGTACCGCGTGCCGCTCGTGCTGGCCTACTACAACGAGTTCACCTACGACGAAATCGGCCACGCGCTCAATCTGAANNNNNNNNNNTGATTTACCGAGCCAGAAGACGATTGCGAGAGGAGTTGACCGGACTATGCCGACCATGACCAGCGAATCGTTGCACCAGGACGCGTGTCCATCCGAAATCGTCTGCTCGACCTATGCCGATGGCGAGCTGGCCGGTTCCGAAGCACGGGCGTTCACTGCTCACCTGGAAAACTGCCCACGGTGTCAGGGCCTCGTACAGGCGTTCCGCAGGGAAAGAGAAGCCCTTTTCGAAATCGTGGGAAACGCGGAGGACTTTCTGGCTGAAACGCAACCGGCACCGGTCTCTGCGCCTTCGCCCATCCACACCATGAAGCTGCTGGGACTGGTCATCGGACTCGCGGCACTGATGCGGGTGGGCATTGGCTGGGTGATGGGACTGGAATTACCATGGAGTATCGAGTGGCTGAATCCACTGAACGTTTCCGGTCAGTTGTCCATGCTCTTCAGCACTGGCGCTTATTTCATCGAATACTATCAGAACGGAGGTACGACCATGGTTACGCTGATAAGCGATATAGGCCTGACTGTCGGGCTCATCATGCTGCTGGGTTCGTTGTTTCTTCTGTTCCGGAGACCGATCGGCACGTTGGTTGTGCTTGGAGGGCTACTGTTGGTTTTGGGATACGTCCGCCCCGCGGAAGCCATCGAAATACGTTCCAGTGAGGATATCTCGGTGGATGCCGGCGAGATCGTCGACGACACCTTCGTCGCCTTCGGCCGCACGGTCAGGATCGACGGCGAGGTGACGGGAGACCTGATTGCCTTCGCCCAGTCGATCGAAATCTCGGGTTCGGTCCTGGGGGATATCTACACATTCGGCAGGACCATCGAGGTAGAAGGACAGGTGGGCGGCGGATTCGCCGGGTTCGGCCAGGTCATTCGCATAGGAGATTCGATCGGTCAGGGCGTCTACGGATTTGCGCAGTCGCTTCGGTCCAGCCCTGACGCAACGATCGAGGGAGACCTCTTCGCGTTCGGGGAGAACATCATTGTAGGTGGATCAGTCGGCCGGAACGTTACGGTGTTCGGCAATACGCTGACGATATCGGGCGCGGTGAAGCGGG
This window contains:
- the nuoF gene encoding NADH-quinone oxidoreductase subunit NuoF, translating into MLIDDLRAIQARHGFLPEEELKSLSERKGIPLYEIHGVASFYPHFRLEPPPSVDLRVCTDLSCHLHGACDVLETLRESVRYAGLDQWEVSAVSCLGQCDGAPAVSINGRSYRSMTGERLGRYVSRLAADGKIARQPVRRSVNPGFIDPYDHPLAAESLKQWVSLGDAEGLVQTIKDSGLRGMGGAGFPTGVKWDLVRKTASGVKYAICNADESEPGTFKDREILYHYPHLVVEGLILGGLAVGADWGYLFLRHEYDREREVLERTIKAFYSAGYLGDGVLDSAHSFHLEIFDSPGGYICGEETALLEAMEGKRAEPRNKPPFPGTHGLHGQPTLINNVETFAWVPAILRRGADWFRSQGVNGAVGRKYIALSGHVNRPGVYEIPLGTRVCDLIRDYGGGVAGGRELMAFSPGGTSSGFLPASMADVPLDFKPLADAGSMLGSGAVIVLAEGTDMVDLARNAVSFFRNESCGKCVPCRTGTAHLVRMLNTILEGDARPDALDPVADVAEAMELTSICGLGQAAALPLTSVLRHFPGAFASHGCRPEGHWENGGGGPDE
- a CDS encoding formate dehydrogenase subunit alpha, which codes for MNNRTVTLTIDGRSLTVPAGATIWEAARSADIDIPTLCHDPKLEPVAVCRVCVVDVENARTLPAACIRQVEEGMNVRTDTDRVRRARRTLVELLESGQPHGDNRRKAAEHDELAQLGVQLRSDPSRFAATCSNQPTSPDLSSPVIAVDLNACILCDRCIRACDDVQVNDVIGRTGKGCDTRIAFDNSLPLGGSSCVSCGECVATCPTGALTDKRLVDSAANGSGSVANESDAAANVPEEADPDAASKIPEETEPDSRRVDSICPYCGVGCGISYHVRNGRIEGVTGRDDTHTEGRLCVKGRYGYDYTHHPQRLTKPLVRREDAYPKRPLSADFKDYRDFRRSLRSPEWNDRIREVFREAEWDEALDLAARRLLEIKKTLGPGALAGFGSAKVTNEEAYLFQKLIRVVFGTNNVDHCTRLCHASSVAALTEAIGSGAVSNAFQEVLETDVIFVIGSNTEDNHPVAASYMKQAVARGARMIVLDPRRPTIADHATRYVRFKPGTDIALLNGLMHVILREGLQDRDFIAQRTERFEALEPFLASYTPEMASRITGVPPSVIEEVALEYGRAERAMIFWGMGISQHVNGTDNARALISLCLMTGNIGRRGTGLHPLRGQNNVQGASDVGLIPRFYPGYQSADDPEVRKRFEEAWDTTLDPDSGLTVVEIMHGALDGSIAGMLMMGENPFLSDPNMNKVRKALQQLSFLVVQDVFLTETAEFADVILPASTAAEKRGTYVNTNRMVQIGRQAIEPPGEARLDGDILIDLANRMMRMEQGESGPRWAYDGPESVWEEIVALTPIFHGITYEAMERETVVWPLEEPVLFTGTFPHGPGRFTPVSFAPPDELPDDAYPFVLNTGRVLEHWHTGTMTRRARALDAISPEPFVEMTPGDLERLGVEEGDPVAVSSRRGAITLKAKASGRVSDGNVFIPFHFKEAAANILTNDALDPDGKIPEFKFCAVAVKPVPSSDLLAPHAGR